TAGCGCGGCAGCCCCGCCCAGGTCTTGAAGACGACTTTCAGGTCGATGGCGGCCTTCTTGCCCTTGAAGGCGATGCCTTCCTCCATGGTCAGCAGGATTTCGCCGATGCCGAACAGGCCGATGACCGCCACCAGGAAATCGAAGCCCCGCAGCAGTTCCGAGGAGCCGAAAGTCATGCGCAGGTCCCCGGACACGGTATCCATGCCGACGGCGGCCAGCGCGAAGCCGATGCCCATGGCGATGATGATCTTGGGCTTGGACTCCCGGCCCATGCCGATGAAGCTGCAGAAGGTCAGCAGGTAGACCGCGAAGAATTCCGCCGGGCCGAACCGCAGCGCGAAACGCGCCACCGCCGGCGCCAGGAAGGTGATCAGCAGCACGCCGACCAGCGCCCCGAAGAACGACCCGGTGAAGGCCGACGTCAGGGCCTGTCCGGCGCGGCCCTGCTGCGCCATCGGATAGCCGTCGAAGGTGGTGGCCACCGACCAGGCCTCGCCCGGGATGTTGAAGAGGATGGATGTGATCGCCCCGCCGAACAAGGCACCCCAGTAGATGCACGACAGCAGGATGATGGCCGACGTGGGATGCATGGAGAAGGTCAGGGGCAACAGGATCGCCACGCCATTGGGCCCGCCCAGCCCGGGCAGCACGCCCACCACGATGCCCAGCAGGATGCCGACCATCATCAGGCCGACGTTGCCCCAGGACAGGACGACGCCGAAGCCGTCCCAGAGCGCGGATAGTTCTTGCATGATGTCCTCCGAGCGGGCGCTGCCCAGCGGCCGCGTTTTGTATTGCTTTCCCGTCGCGCGCGACGCTGCGCGCGGCCGGGCGCGGCCGCGCCTAGTAGCCGAGCAGGCTTTCAAGCGGTCCCTTGGGCAGCGGCACCAGGAACTTCATTTCGAATACCCAGAACAGGACCGCCATGATGGCCACGGCCAGGGGCAGTCCTTTCCATAAGGGATACTTGCCCACCCAGCGCATGAAGGCCGCGACGAAGAGCGCGGAGGCGACGTAGATGCCCAGGAAACGGATCAGGCCCACGTAGATCACCAGCGGCACCAGGACCACGCACACCTGGCGCAGCTCGTCGACGCGCACGAACGGGCGCAGGTCGTGCCTGCGCAGGGCCTGCACCGCCACGGCGGCGGTCGCGACGAGAATGATGATGCCGATCCGCATCGGGAAATAGCCTGCCTGCGGACCGTCGTCCGCCCAGCCCGCGCCGATGCTGTAGTTGCTCCAGATCACCGTCACCGCCAATGCCGCGAGCAGGCCGGCGACGGCCAGTTCCATGGCCATGTACGAGACCACCGCGCGGCTGGCGGGCCGCTCTTGCTCTTGCGCTTCCATCATGTTCGTGCTCCTTCTGGGGCGCGCCGCGCGGGCGCGCCATGCGCCCGGCAATGCCTAGAAGCCGGCGGACTTGATGATGTCCTTGTGCATGCTTTCGTCCTTCTCCAGGTATTGGGTCAGGGCGGTTCCGGTCAGCAGCTCGGGCTTCAGCGCGGAACGTTCCAGGTACTGCTTCCACTCCGGCGTCTCGCTGATCTTCTTGAAGACGTCGACGTAGTAGGCCACCTGGTCCGGCCTGGCCTTGCCCGGCAACAGGAAGATGCGCAGCATCTCGTAGTGGACGTCCAGCCCCTTTTCCTTGCAGGTGGGGATATCCGCCCAGCTTTGCGTCTCGGTCACCTTCTGGGTGTAGGACAGCCGCTGCTCGGCGAAAACGCACAGTGCCCGGTGTTCGCCGGCGCGCCATTGCGCCACGGATTCGGCCGGGTTGTTGACGTTGGCGTCGATATGGTTGCCCGACAGCTGCGTGGCCGCCTCGCCGCCGCCCTTGTAGGGGATGTAGATGAACTTGGCGCCGGTGGCGTGTTCCACCATGGCGGTGATCATCTGGTCTTCGCGCTTGGAGCTGGTGCCGCCCATCTTCAGCTTGTTCGCCTTGGCGGCGGCGATGAACTGGTCGACCGTCTGGTATGGCGATTTGGCGTTGACCCACAGGACGAACTCGTCCACCGCAACCATCGCGACCGGCGACAGGTCGCGCCAGTTGAACGGCAGCTTGCTGATCAAAGGCACGGTGTACAGGGCCGAAGAAGCCACCAGCAGCTTATTGGGATCGCCGGCCGATGCCTTGGTATCCATCAGCCCTTCGGCCCCGGAGGCGCCTGCCTTGTTCACGACCACCAGCGGCTGCTTCATCAGGTTGTGCTTGGCGACGATGCCCTGGATGGTGCGGGCCATCTGGTCGGACGCGCCGCCGGCACTGAACGGCACGATGATCTCGACCGGCTTGGTCGGCTCCCAGGCCCAGGCGGCCGCCGGCAGCAGCGCTGCCATGGCCAGGGCTATCGCGCTACGCGCTTTGCTTCTTTGCATCATGGTCTCCTCCGTGATGGTTGGCCGCGCACGCGGCGTCGCCCTCTGGGTGGCGATCGCCCCGGCCGGCGTCAGGCTGCTTTGGCCCGGCGTTCCTGCGAACTGTCCTGCAATAGGTCCATGGCCGCCTGCACGCCGCTGCCGGCCAGCGCGATGCCGGAGAGCTTCAGGCCCATCTCGCAGCCGGCCAGCGTTGCCATCAGCGTCAGGTCGTTGCAGTCGCCCAGGTGCCCGATGCGGAACATGCGGCCCTTGACCTTGCCCAGGCCGGTGCCCAGCGACATGTCGAAACGCTCGTAGATCAGTTGGCGCACCGCGTCGGCGTCCACGCCGGCCGGCATCACGACGCCGGTCAGCACCGGCGAGTAGCGTTCCGGTTCGATGCACTGGATCTCAAGGCCCCAGGCCCGGACCGCCGCGCGGCAGGCCGCCGCCAGACGCTGGTGACGCGCGAACACGGCATCCAGGCCTTCCGCGAGGATCATCTCCAGGGCTTCGCGCAGCGCGTACAGAAGATTCGTGCTGGGGGTATACGGCCAGTAGCCCGTCTTGTTGCTTTCGAGGATTTCCGACCAGCGCCAGAAGCTGCGCGGCAGGCCGCCTTGCTGGCTGCGTTCGATCGCCTTGGGCGAGACGGCGTTGAAGCTGATGCCGGGCGGCAGCATCAAGCCTTTTTGCGAACCCGATATCGACACGTCGACACCCCATTCGTCGTGGCGGTAGTCGGCGCAGGCCAGGCCGGAGATGGTGTCCACCATCAGCAGGGCAGGGTGTCCGGCCGCGTCGATGGCGCGCCGCACGGCGGCGATGTCGGAAGTGACCCCGGTCGATGTTTCGTTATGGACGACGCAGACGGCCTTGATCCGGTGGCCGGTATCGGCGCGCAGGCGATCCTCGATCATTTGCGGCTGCACGCCGCGCCGCCATCCCTCCGTGCCGGGCAGCCCCAGGAATTCCGTATCCAGGCCCAGGCCATCGGCCATCTTCTTCCAAAGGCTGGCGAAGTGGCCTGTTTCGAACATCAGGACCCGATCGCCCGGGCTCATGGTGTTGGAGAGCGCGGCTTCCCAAGCGCCCGTTCCGGACGCCGGATAGATCACCACCGGGTGCTGCGTCTTGAAGATCTTGCGGATGCCTTGCAGGACTTCCAGCCCCAGCGCGCCGAACTCCGGCCCGCGGTGGTCGATGGTGGGATAGCTCATGGCGCGCAGCAGCCGGTCCGGCACGGGGCTGGGGCCGGGGATTTGAAGGAAATGGCGGCCGGCGGGATGGAAGTCGAGTCGCAGCATCGGGGGTCTCGCTCCTGGCATCTTGAATTTTGAATGCAAAATACCATAGCAGCGGGTGGCTGGCCTGGGAAGGGCATCGAAGGTCTTTCGGGCTAGTGGTTTACCCGCGCTGCCCTGGGCGGCGAGGTATGCCGCTTGCGGCAAGGTCCCGTCAGCCAACCCGACAGGAGAGCATCATGAATCGATTCGCTGGAAAGGTAGTCGTCGTCACCGGCGCGGGATCCGGCATCGGCGCGGCCACCGCCCGCCGTTTCGCGCAGGAGGGCGCGAGCGTCGTCCTGGCCGGACGGACGGAATCCAAACTGCGACAGGCCGCCGACGGGCTGGAAGAATCCAAAGTGCTGGTCCAGACGGCGGACGTTGCCCGCCTGGACGAGGTGGAAAACCTGATTCGCGCCGCCGTGAAGCGCTTCGGCCGGCTCGATGTCATGGTCAATAACGCCGGCACTGCCGTGGAGGGCACCGTGACCGAGGCGTCTCCCGAAGACTGGCGCGTAGTCATGGCGACGGACCTGGACGGGGTCTTCCATGGCTGCCGCGCCGCCATGCCGCAATTGATCAAGTCACGCGGCTGCATCGTCAACGTCTCGTCGGTGTCGGGCATCGGCGGAGACTGGCGCATGAGCTTCTACAACGCCGCGAAAGGCGCGGTGACCAACTTCACGCGCGCACTGGCCATGGATCATGGCCGCGATGGCGTGCGGGTGAATGCCGTGTGTCCCAGCCTGACCCGCACCGACCTGACCAAGGACATGTATGCCAACCATGCCTTGATGGAGAAATTCGCCGAACGCATCCCGCTGGGCCGCGGCGCCGAGCCGGAGGAAGTCGCCTCCGTGATCGCCTTCCTGGCCAGCGACGACGCCGTCTTCGTGACCGGCGTCAACCTGCCCGTGGACGGCGGCCTCAGCGCGTCGAACGGGCAGCCGCCGCAGGCGTGATGACCGGCCTCAGCCGCCCTGCGCCTTCTTCACCTTCAGCTTGCTCAGGACTTCCTGCACGCTCTGCGTTTCGGAGGCCAGCATATCGGCGGTGTCCCGGGCATCCAGGTAGCGCGGCGCCCATTGGTTCCGTTCCAGGAACTCCTGCCATTCAGGGGTATCGGATACCTGTTTCAGGGCGGATTCCCAAAATTTGACCTGGGCCGGCGTCAGGCCCTTGGGCGCCATCACGCCCTGCGGCGACGATGTCACCACATCGATGCCCAGTTCCTTCCAGGTCGGCGTATCGCGCAATATCCCATGCAGCCGCTGGGGCGACCCGATGACCAGCAGGCGTACCTTGCCGGTCTGCAGGGCCGGAATGATGGTCGGCGTGGTGGCGCCGACCACATCGACATTGCCGCCGATCAGATTGGTGATGGACTCGCCCGAAGACTTGAAGGGCACAAAGGTCAGCCGCGAGATATCGACACCGGCGCGCATCAGGGGCTTGGCCACGCCCACATGCACGTCATTGCCCAGGGTCGCGGCAATGGCGATATTCAGGTCGCCCGGGTTCTTCTTCAGATGGGATACCAGGTCCATCGCCGTCTTGAACGGCGAATCGGCGCGCACCAGAACGCCCACATAACCGTCCAGCAGCATCGCGATGGGCGTGTAATCCTTGTACGAGACCTTGATGTTGCCCAGGTAGTGGTTGTTGACGATCGAGGTGGCCAGCGTCATCAGGTAGTGCGGGTCGCCGGGATGCTGGTCCAGTACGTTCAGGGCCACCTGGCTGGACGCGCCGGGCCGGTTCAGCACGATCATGTCGGTGACCAGCTTCCTGGCCAGCAGCATTTCCTGCAGCTTGCGCGCGACGGAATCCAGCGCCGCCCCCGCGCTGGCGGGCACGATGAACTGCACTTCCTTGTTGATCACGGGCGGCGCCGCGCTGGCCTGCAGCGTGTATGCACCAAGACAGGCCAGCAATCCAAGAATGGTTTTTTTCATCTCTTGTCTCCTCAGCCTGAAAGTGCCGTACGGCCGGGCGGCCAGGCTTGTGCCGCGGGCTCGTTTACCTTTGGCGGCG
Above is a genomic segment from Bordetella genomosp. 11 containing:
- a CDS encoding tripartite tricarboxylate transporter TctB family protein, with protein sequence MMEAQEQERPASRAVVSYMAMELAVAGLLAALAVTVIWSNYSIGAGWADDGPQAGYFPMRIGIIILVATAAVAVQALRRHDLRPFVRVDELRQVCVVLVPLVIYVGLIRFLGIYVASALFVAAFMRWVGKYPLWKGLPLAVAIMAVLFWVFEMKFLVPLPKGPLESLLGY
- a CDS encoding Bug family tripartite tricarboxylate transporter substrate binding protein, whose protein sequence is MMQRSKARSAIALAMAALLPAAAWAWEPTKPVEIIVPFSAGGASDQMARTIQGIVAKHNLMKQPLVVVNKAGASGAEGLMDTKASAGDPNKLLVASSALYTVPLISKLPFNWRDLSPVAMVAVDEFVLWVNAKSPYQTVDQFIAAAKANKLKMGGTSSKREDQMITAMVEHATGAKFIYIPYKGGGEAATQLSGNHIDANVNNPAESVAQWRAGEHRALCVFAEQRLSYTQKVTETQSWADIPTCKEKGLDVHYEMLRIFLLPGKARPDQVAYYVDVFKKISETPEWKQYLERSALKPELLTGTALTQYLEKDESMHKDIIKSAGF
- a CDS encoding pyridoxal-phosphate-dependent aminotransferase family protein, whose product is MLRLDFHPAGRHFLQIPGPSPVPDRLLRAMSYPTIDHRGPEFGALGLEVLQGIRKIFKTQHPVVIYPASGTGAWEAALSNTMSPGDRVLMFETGHFASLWKKMADGLGLDTEFLGLPGTEGWRRGVQPQMIEDRLRADTGHRIKAVCVVHNETSTGVTSDIAAVRRAIDAAGHPALLMVDTISGLACADYRHDEWGVDVSISGSQKGLMLPPGISFNAVSPKAIERSQQGGLPRSFWRWSEILESNKTGYWPYTPSTNLLYALREALEMILAEGLDAVFARHQRLAAACRAAVRAWGLEIQCIEPERYSPVLTGVVMPAGVDADAVRQLIYERFDMSLGTGLGKVKGRMFRIGHLGDCNDLTLMATLAGCEMGLKLSGIALAGSGVQAAMDLLQDSSQERRAKAA
- a CDS encoding SDR family NAD(P)-dependent oxidoreductase, which codes for MNRFAGKVVVVTGAGSGIGAATARRFAQEGASVVLAGRTESKLRQAADGLEESKVLVQTADVARLDEVENLIRAAVKRFGRLDVMVNNAGTAVEGTVTEASPEDWRVVMATDLDGVFHGCRAAMPQLIKSRGCIVNVSSVSGIGGDWRMSFYNAAKGAVTNFTRALAMDHGRDGVRVNAVCPSLTRTDLTKDMYANHALMEKFAERIPLGRGAEPEEVASVIAFLASDDAVFVTGVNLPVDGGLSASNGQPPQA
- a CDS encoding tripartite tricarboxylate transporter substrate binding protein, with amino-acid sequence MKKTILGLLACLGAYTLQASAAPPVINKEVQFIVPASAGAALDSVARKLQEMLLARKLVTDMIVLNRPGASSQVALNVLDQHPGDPHYLMTLATSIVNNHYLGNIKVSYKDYTPIAMLLDGYVGVLVRADSPFKTAMDLVSHLKKNPGDLNIAIAATLGNDVHVGVAKPLMRAGVDISRLTFVPFKSSGESITNLIGGNVDVVGATTPTIIPALQTGKVRLLVIGSPQRLHGILRDTPTWKELGIDVVTSSPQGVMAPKGLTPAQVKFWESALKQVSDTPEWQEFLERNQWAPRYLDARDTADMLASETQSVQEVLSKLKVKKAQGG